Proteins from a genomic interval of Kitasatospora kifunensis:
- a CDS encoding penicillin-binding transpeptidase domain-containing protein, with the protein MARRSSGRGNGPQGLPGISTTGRRAGLFCLVLIILLAAQATRIQVFQAKGYDHNPANQRLTIQRYSQPRGNILVGDTPITGSTATGGRYNYKRTYTAGQQYAAVTGYSSQIYGNTQLEGTEDGILSGTDSRLDGWVVWNEIARKQNPGGDVYTTINAAAQQAAMQGLGNQKGAVAAIEPSTGRILALASTPSYDPSTFAGASNADQSAWTKLQADSDQPMLNRALRQTYPPGSTFKVVTAAAALANGVVTDINAPTSTPYPYVLPGTTTTLVNDSSACDQPNIDLDTAMTLSCNSVMGNLGVQTGLDKMTSMAENFGFNDPKLDIPVRAARSNFDTQMNQSQVALSSIGQFDTAATPLVMAMVAAGVANNGTVMYPQLVDKLAKSDGSTVQLMKPRTYKQAMSPAVAGQVQQLMTDVVQNGTGRNARIAGATVGGKTGTAQHGVDNSGTPYAWFISWAKPAGSSDVPPVAVAVVIADSNATDVTGGQLAAPIAKSVMQAVLGGKG; encoded by the coding sequence ATGGCCCGTCGATCCAGCGGCCGGGGCAACGGCCCCCAAGGGCTGCCCGGCATCTCCACCACCGGGCGCCGGGCCGGCCTGTTCTGCCTGGTGCTGATCATCCTGCTGGCCGCCCAGGCGACCCGGATCCAGGTGTTCCAGGCCAAGGGCTACGACCACAACCCGGCCAACCAGCGCCTGACCATCCAGCGCTACTCCCAGCCGCGCGGCAACATCCTGGTCGGCGACACCCCGATCACCGGCTCCACCGCGACCGGTGGGCGCTACAACTACAAGCGCACCTACACCGCCGGCCAGCAGTACGCCGCCGTCACCGGCTACTCCTCGCAGATCTACGGCAACACCCAGCTGGAGGGCACCGAGGACGGCATCCTCTCCGGCACCGACTCCCGGCTGGACGGATGGGTGGTCTGGAACGAGATCGCCCGCAAGCAGAACCCCGGCGGCGACGTCTACACCACCATCAACGCGGCCGCCCAGCAGGCCGCGATGCAGGGTCTGGGCAACCAGAAGGGCGCGGTGGCCGCGATCGAGCCGAGCACCGGGCGGATCCTGGCGCTGGCCAGCACCCCGTCCTACGACCCGAGCACGTTCGCCGGCGCGAGCAACGCCGACCAGAGCGCCTGGACCAAGCTGCAGGCGGACAGCGACCAGCCGATGCTCAACCGGGCGCTGCGCCAGACCTACCCGCCCGGCTCCACCTTCAAGGTGGTCACCGCCGCGGCCGCGCTGGCGAACGGGGTGGTCACCGACATCAACGCGCCGACCAGCACGCCCTACCCCTACGTGCTGCCGGGCACCACCACCACGCTGGTCAACGACTCCAGCGCGTGCGACCAGCCGAACATCGACCTGGACACCGCGATGACGCTCTCCTGCAACAGCGTCATGGGCAACCTGGGTGTGCAGACCGGGCTGGACAAGATGACCTCGATGGCCGAGAACTTCGGCTTCAACGATCCGAAGCTCGACATCCCGGTGCGCGCGGCGCGCAGCAACTTCGACACCCAGATGAACCAGTCCCAGGTGGCGCTCTCCTCGATCGGCCAGTTCGACACCGCCGCCACCCCGCTGGTGATGGCGATGGTCGCCGCGGGCGTGGCCAACAACGGCACGGTGATGTATCCCCAGCTTGTGGACAAGCTGGCGAAGTCCGACGGCAGCACGGTCCAGCTGATGAAGCCGCGGACCTACAAGCAGGCGATGAGCCCCGCGGTGGCCGGTCAGGTGCAGCAGCTGATGACCGACGTGGTGCAGAACGGCACCGGGCGCAACGCCCGGATCGCCGGGGCCACGGTCGGCGGCAAGACCGGCACCGCCCAGCACGGGGTGGACAACTCCGGTACGCCGTACGCCTGGTTCATCTCCTGGGCCAAGCCTGCCGGCTCCTCGGACGTGCCGCCGGTGGCGGTCGCCGTGGTGATCGCGGACAGCAATGCGACCGATGTCACAGGCGGCCAGTTGGCCGCCCCGATCGCCAAGTCGGTGATGCAGGCGGTGTTGGGAGGCAAGGGCTGA
- a CDS encoding FtsW/RodA/SpoVE family cell cycle protein has protein sequence MATSAVTAARSEPPGPRPRTGRNVELALVLAAVAIAVFGYIEVGLNIDDRVPPDAVEYGAALGVLALLAHGVIRWKAKYADPLPLPIAVLLNGIGLVVIYRLDRTTPHSSAAPTQLLWSTLGVALCIAVILLLRDHRLLQRYAYSGALVALVLLVVPIFFPAVYGSRIWITVGPFSIQPGEFAKILLVIFFAAYLAAHRDALALTGRRIWRFTLPPGRVLGPVLLVWVAFIGVLVLETDLGMSLLYFGIFVVMLYVATARISWIAIGLVLAAAGVVVVGWLSPHVHSRVDQWLHPLASVAAGQGANQIAQSLFAFAWGGLLGAGLGLGHSALIGFAAKSDFILATIGEELGLVGLVALLLLYLLLISRGFRTGIALRDPFGRLLAIGLATVIGLQVFVVAGGVLALIPLTGATLPFIAQGGSSVVTNWIIVALLVRMSDLARRPAPPELSQEVAL, from the coding sequence ATGGCAACATCCGCCGTCACCGCCGCGCGCAGTGAACCGCCCGGGCCCCGACCCAGAACCGGCCGCAACGTCGAACTCGCCCTGGTGCTGGCCGCAGTGGCGATCGCGGTGTTCGGCTACATCGAGGTCGGGCTCAACATCGACGACCGAGTCCCGCCGGACGCGGTCGAGTACGGCGCGGCGCTGGGCGTGCTCGCCCTGCTCGCGCACGGGGTGATCCGTTGGAAGGCCAAGTACGCCGATCCGCTGCCGTTGCCGATCGCGGTGCTGCTCAACGGCATCGGACTGGTCGTCATCTACCGCCTGGACCGCACCACGCCGCACAGCTCGGCTGCGCCCACCCAGCTGCTCTGGTCCACGCTCGGGGTGGCGCTGTGCATCGCGGTGATCCTGCTGCTGCGCGACCACCGGCTGCTGCAGCGCTACGCCTACAGCGGGGCACTGGTGGCGCTGGTCCTGCTGGTGGTGCCGATCTTCTTCCCGGCCGTGTACGGCTCACGGATCTGGATCACGGTCGGTCCGTTCTCGATCCAGCCGGGCGAGTTCGCCAAGATCCTGCTGGTGATCTTCTTCGCCGCCTACCTGGCGGCGCACCGGGACGCGCTCGCGCTGACCGGGCGGCGCATCTGGCGCTTCACCCTGCCGCCCGGGCGGGTGCTCGGCCCGGTGCTGCTGGTCTGGGTGGCGTTCATCGGCGTGCTGGTGCTGGAGACCGACCTCGGCATGTCGCTGCTGTACTTCGGGATCTTCGTGGTGATGCTCTACGTGGCCACCGCCCGGATCAGCTGGATCGCGATCGGGCTGGTGCTGGCCGCGGCCGGGGTGGTGGTGGTCGGCTGGCTCTCGCCGCACGTGCACTCGCGGGTCGACCAGTGGCTGCACCCGCTCGCTTCGGTGGCGGCCGGGCAGGGGGCCAACCAGATCGCCCAGTCGCTCTTCGCCTTCGCCTGGGGCGGCTTGCTGGGGGCCGGGCTCGGCCTCGGGCACTCGGCGCTGATCGGCTTCGCCGCCAAGTCGGACTTCATCCTCGCCACCATCGGTGAGGAGCTCGGTCTGGTCGGCCTGGTGGCGCTGCTGCTGCTCTACCTGCTGCTGATCTCGCGCGGCTTTCGGACCGGGATCGCGCTGCGCGACCCGTTCGGGCGGCTGCTGGCGATCGGCCTGGCCACCGTGATCGGCCTTCAGGTCTTCGTGGTGGCCGGCGGCGTGCTCGCGCTCATCCCGCTGACCGGCGCCACGCTGCCCTTCATCGCGCAGGGCGGCTCCTCGGTGGTGACCAACTGGATCATCGTGGCGCTGCTGGTCCGGATGAGCGACCTCGCGCGTCGTCCGGCTCCCCCGGAGCTGTCCCAGGAGGTGGCCCTCTGA
- a CDS encoding MarR family winged helix-turn-helix transcriptional regulator, which produces MARPQRPAETTPSVPAKLRHDFPLADHTGILLHKAGLLIEQQVDAALGAAGFRLRDFLVLAALSGEAELSQQDLSQVINLDPTTVVALIDDLERAGHVERRRNPADRRRYILGITEAGRAALAETQLVAEEAERAFFARLPEGNRGQLHEMLSVLLVDRWPNSVCV; this is translated from the coding sequence ATGGCCCGCCCCCAGCGCCCCGCTGAGACCACCCCGAGCGTTCCGGCGAAGCTGCGCCACGACTTCCCGCTCGCCGACCACACCGGCATCCTGCTGCACAAGGCCGGCCTGCTGATAGAGCAGCAGGTCGACGCGGCGCTCGGTGCGGCCGGCTTCAGGCTCCGCGACTTCCTGGTGCTGGCCGCGCTCTCCGGCGAGGCCGAACTCTCCCAGCAGGACCTCAGCCAGGTGATCAACCTGGACCCGACCACGGTGGTCGCGCTGATCGACGACCTGGAGCGGGCCGGCCACGTCGAGCGGCGGCGCAACCCGGCCGACCGGCGCCGCTACATCCTGGGCATCACCGAGGCCGGTCGGGCGGCGCTGGCCGAGACCCAGCTGGTGGCGGAGGAGGCCGAGCGGGCTTTCTTCGCCCGCCTGCCGGAGGGCAACCGCGGGCAGTTGCACGAGATGCTCTCGGTGCTGCTGGTGGACCGCTGGCCGAACTCCGTCTGCGTCTGA
- a CDS encoding MFS transporter, producing the protein MSIAPTVTDAGAASPPLVRAANRWWTLGIVSIATFMLMLDLTVVNVALPDLRTALHADFSALQWVLDAYALTLAAFLLTGGSLADRLGRKRVYGVGFVVFTVASLACGAAPDILALNLSRGLQGVGAAVLFAVGPALIGQEFRGKDRALAFGVFGGVSGLAIAFGPLIGGALTDGIGWRWIFLVNVPIGLVAMVLGALRITESRDPAAHRVDWGGLVVSSAALGLLVLGFLRGEAEGWTSAPIIAMFGGAVLLLALFVVVERRLGPAAMLDLGLFRNPTFNGISVATLLANAAGMSAIFLEVSYMQNVLGYSPLATGLRFLPLTLTLFVAAAVTGGLTASVSPRLLVGSAIALMSVGLFLVTLVKPGSHWTALLPAMLLTGLGMGMFNPPRSSLAIGVAEPAKAGMAAGIGETFQQVGIAIGIAGFGALFQHRVADGFAHSSAGAALGPQADAAGQAVAAGAGRELAASVPGPLRAAVGSAAREAFVHGLTDVLIGCGAVAAVGAVAGFLFIRSRDLHESALAGAELGGHAGH; encoded by the coding sequence TTGTCCATCGCACCGACTGTCACCGACGCGGGCGCCGCCTCCCCGCCACTCGTCAGAGCCGCGAACCGCTGGTGGACGCTCGGCATCGTCTCGATCGCCACCTTCATGCTGATGCTCGACCTGACCGTGGTGAACGTGGCGCTGCCCGACCTGCGCACCGCGCTGCACGCCGACTTCTCGGCACTCCAGTGGGTGCTCGACGCCTACGCGCTGACCCTGGCCGCCTTCCTGCTCACCGGCGGCTCGCTGGCCGACCGGCTGGGGCGCAAGCGGGTGTACGGGGTCGGCTTCGTCGTCTTCACCGTGGCCTCGCTCGCCTGCGGTGCGGCGCCGGACATCTTGGCGCTGAACCTGTCCCGCGGTCTTCAAGGGGTGGGTGCGGCGGTGCTCTTCGCGGTCGGCCCGGCGCTGATCGGACAGGAGTTCCGGGGCAAGGACCGGGCGCTGGCGTTCGGCGTCTTCGGCGGGGTCTCCGGACTCGCGATCGCCTTCGGCCCGCTGATCGGCGGGGCGCTCACCGACGGCATCGGCTGGCGCTGGATCTTCCTGGTGAACGTGCCGATCGGGCTGGTCGCGATGGTGCTCGGCGCGCTGCGGATCACCGAGTCGCGCGACCCGGCCGCGCACCGGGTGGACTGGGGCGGCCTGGTGGTGTCCTCGGCCGCGCTCGGGCTGCTGGTGCTGGGCTTCCTGCGCGGCGAGGCCGAGGGCTGGACCAGCGCGCCGATCATCGCCATGTTCGGCGGTGCGGTGCTGCTGCTGGCCCTGTTCGTGGTGGTCGAGCGTCGGCTCGGCCCGGCGGCCATGCTCGACCTCGGGCTGTTCCGCAACCCCACGTTCAACGGCATCTCGGTGGCCACCCTGCTCGCCAACGCGGCCGGGATGTCGGCGATCTTCCTCGAGGTCTCGTACATGCAGAACGTGCTCGGCTACTCGCCGCTCGCCACCGGGCTGCGCTTCCTGCCGCTGACCCTGACGCTCTTCGTCGCCGCCGCGGTCACCGGTGGCCTGACCGCCTCCGTGTCGCCGAGGCTGCTGGTCGGATCGGCGATCGCGCTGATGTCGGTCGGCCTCTTCCTGGTCACCCTGGTCAAGCCGGGCAGCCACTGGACCGCGCTGCTGCCGGCCATGCTGCTCACCGGTCTCGGGATGGGCATGTTCAACCCGCCGCGCTCCTCGCTGGCGATCGGGGTGGCCGAGCCGGCCAAGGCGGGTATGGCGGCCGGGATCGGCGAAACCTTCCAGCAGGTGGGCATCGCCATCGGCATAGCCGGCTTCGGCGCGCTCTTCCAGCACCGAGTGGCCGACGGCTTCGCCCACTCCTCGGCCGGGGCCGCGCTCGGACCGCAGGCCGACGCGGCCGGGCAGGCGGTGGCCGCCGGGGCCGGTCGGGAACTGGCCGCCTCGGTGCCGGGGCCGCTGCGGGCGGCGGTCGGGTCGGCGGCACGCGAGGCCTTCGTGCACGGGTTGACCGACGTGCTGATCGGCTGTGGTGCGGTGGCGGCAGTCGGCGCGGTGGCCGGCTTCCTCTTCATCCGCAGCCGCGACCTGCACGAGAGCGCGCTGGCCGGCGCCGAACTCGGCGGCCACGCGGGCCACTGA
- a CDS encoding ABC transporter: MSALIRYQFELLLRSQRWLPPFLGYALVLGIGVAGDQPMMDCHAYAAALLIPVTAWYVRCALTADPPPARACLVAATGPVRVYLASLAAALGAGLLLALVEVGVIWLVCGRTTIRPGYEVSWPHAALAGLLAAVCCVLIGVLVGVLSHRPVLLRGSYGILAALGLSVLVWVVPVSPANRAVRALVAGSQRVHVYYPLLAPVAAALLLAAVVAGTAVLARRRTE; encoded by the coding sequence GTGAGCGCCCTGATCCGCTATCAGTTCGAACTGCTGCTGCGCTCCCAGCGGTGGCTGCCGCCCTTCCTCGGCTATGCGCTGGTGCTGGGGATCGGAGTGGCGGGCGACCAGCCCATGATGGACTGCCACGCCTATGCGGCGGCGCTGCTGATCCCGGTCACCGCCTGGTACGTGCGCTGCGCGTTGACCGCCGATCCGCCGCCCGCACGGGCCTGCCTGGTGGCGGCCACCGGCCCGGTGCGGGTGTATCTGGCCTCGCTGGCCGCGGCGTTGGGCGCGGGTCTGCTGTTGGCGCTGGTGGAGGTGGGCGTCATCTGGCTGGTCTGCGGGCGCACCACGATCCGACCGGGCTACGAGGTGTCCTGGCCGCACGCGGCGCTGGCCGGTCTGCTCGCGGCCGTCTGCTGCGTGCTGATCGGCGTGCTGGTCGGCGTGTTGAGCCATCGCCCGGTGCTGCTGCGCGGCTCGTACGGGATCCTGGCCGCGCTCGGGCTCTCGGTGCTGGTGTGGGTGGTGCCGGTGTCGCCGGCCAACCGGGCGGTGCGGGCGTTGGTGGCCGGTTCGCAACGGGTTCACGTGTACTACCCGCTGCTCGCCCCGGTGGCCGCCGCGCTGCTGCTGGCGGCGGTCGTGGCGGGCACGGCCGTGCTGGCCCGACGGCGCACCGAGTAG
- a CDS encoding ABC transporter ATP-binding protein — protein MERLRLSGAGKRYGRASPWVLNAVDLALGPGALVRVEGANGSGKSTLLKLVAGIEPPSRGRVQVAGRRAYVPERFPPALPFDPAGYLRHLGRIQGLSTARAAERAEFWLDRFGIADRAGTPLRRLSKGTCQKVAVAQALLAEAEVLLLDEAWTGLDQAARSALDEAAVEQAAAGATVLFVDHDPTRLAGHATAAHRVEKGELMEVQLPPPDGPQELVSIRVALAELPERLPGAPSWRREPDGTVLLRVGAEHSDALLRRLLTGATAVRVLDVRTAAGLPEVRSAGERG, from the coding sequence ATGGAGCGGTTACGGCTGTCGGGGGCGGGCAAGCGGTACGGACGTGCGTCGCCCTGGGTGCTGAACGCGGTCGACCTCGCGCTCGGGCCCGGCGCGCTGGTGCGGGTCGAGGGGGCGAACGGCAGTGGCAAGTCCACCCTGCTCAAGCTGGTCGCCGGGATCGAACCGCCGAGTCGGGGCCGGGTCCAGGTCGCCGGGCGCCGGGCGTACGTCCCCGAGCGCTTCCCGCCCGCGCTGCCCTTCGACCCGGCCGGCTACCTGCGCCACCTGGGCCGCATCCAGGGCCTGAGCACGGCGCGGGCGGCCGAGCGCGCCGAGTTCTGGCTGGACCGCTTCGGCATCGCCGACCGGGCCGGCACGCCGCTGCGCCGGCTCTCCAAGGGCACCTGCCAGAAGGTCGCGGTCGCCCAGGCGTTGCTCGCCGAGGCCGAGGTACTGCTGCTGGACGAGGCCTGGACCGGGCTCGACCAGGCGGCCAGGAGCGCCCTGGACGAGGCGGCCGTGGAGCAGGCCGCCGCCGGGGCAACGGTGCTCTTCGTGGACCACGACCCGACCCGGCTGGCCGGGCATGCCACCGCGGCCCACCGGGTCGAGAAGGGCGAGCTGATGGAGGTCCAGTTGCCTCCCCCCGACGGGCCGCAGGAGCTGGTGTCCATCCGGGTCGCGCTGGCGGAGCTGCCAGAGCGGCTGCCCGGCGCGCCCAGCTGGCGGCGCGAGCCGGACGGCACGGTGCTGCTTCGGGTCGGCGCGGAGCACTCGGACGCGCTGCTGCGCCGGCTGTTGACCGGGGCGACGGCGGTGCGGGTGCTGGACGTGCGCACGGCTGCCGGGCTGCCGGAGGTCCGGTCGGCGGGTGAGCGCGGGTGA
- a CDS encoding DUF6197 family protein gives MRSTLPPRPAPAPPLLLVADASGLVAEIEAYLASLPAPARTPAPYVCPYGHVLQPWNAEHPLPRRTLLDRLVRRPARPVPLSAAEHLRLTSRYLTQHGWLQGAMWDAAGRVCLLGAQAAVLGHGYGTVSTVRTARWQVMEVLHATGRPVSSPDAFNDHPDTRQADIHRLLEQAALRARRLGL, from the coding sequence ATGCGCTCGACCCTGCCGCCCCGGCCCGCGCCGGCCCCGCCCCTGCTCCTGGTCGCGGACGCCTCCGGTCTGGTCGCCGAGATCGAGGCCTACCTCGCCTCCCTGCCCGCCCCGGCCCGCACGCCCGCGCCCTACGTCTGCCCGTACGGACACGTCCTGCAGCCCTGGAACGCCGAGCATCCGCTCCCCCGCCGCACCCTGCTCGACCGGCTGGTCCGGCGCCCGGCGCGGCCCGTCCCGCTGAGCGCCGCCGAGCACCTGCGCCTCACCTCGCGCTACCTCACCCAGCACGGCTGGCTGCAGGGCGCGATGTGGGACGCGGCCGGCCGGGTCTGCCTGCTCGGCGCCCAGGCCGCCGTGCTGGGCCACGGCTACGGCACCGTCAGCACCGTGCGGACCGCGCGCTGGCAGGTGATGGAGGTGCTGCACGCCACCGGACGGCCCGTCAGCTCCCCCGACGCGTTCAACGACCACCCCGACACCCGGCAGGCGGACATCCACCGGCTGCTGGAGCAGGCCGCGCTCCGCGCCCGCAGACTCGGACTCTGA